One genomic segment of Pseudomonas chlororaphis subsp. aurantiaca includes these proteins:
- a CDS encoding ATP-binding cassette domain-containing protein, with protein sequence MSAVHPQAAFAVPASSAPQPANAEVVLELRNLTKHYGRGSSVPPAVEQVSLSVRRGEVLCLMGTSGSGKSTLLRHINRLIEPSGGEVLIDGAAISQLSAKDLRTLRSRRIGMVFQHFGLLPHRSVRDNVALPLELRGEPEALRQAAADVQLRAMGLEGWGEHYPHELSGGMQQRVGLARALVSEPDILLMDEPFSALDPTIRRDLQSHFLRLVRERGITTLLVTHDPAEALRLADRIAVLRQGHLIQLGSPGELLEHPADAEVADFFQEHGARSDTLAAAPVASAKTAAAPAPVAPGFSFWQALLLGPAALAASGHGALYWLGFALELAAASALGQWLASASLGWAGLAILGLLLSRLLSVTLARRPSRQGRSDWRLPWLVLLLCQGLVLWRVVAVDASGPWLQFPADRQALLSTAAAIDQLIGWSQVTFESTFVGVIVAVRTVIESIESLLGWLPWPVPALALVLLAWRSAGAALALISAAALLYIGLFGFWERTIATLALVGSSVLLSLLIGVPAGILLAKRALARRLITPLLDVMQTLPTFVYLIPAVAFFSVGKTPAVIATLIFALAPMIRLTALGIQEVPRTAVEAALAHGATPWQILTKVELPLAAGSLLLGINQTLVMSLSMVVVAALIGAGGLGYDVMTALRNIKGGEGMLAGAAIVFCALIPDRIIQATLRQRDRAFHQS encoded by the coding sequence GTGTCCGCCGTTCACCCCCAAGCGGCCTTTGCCGTCCCAGCCTCGTCCGCCCCGCAACCGGCCAACGCCGAGGTGGTGCTGGAGCTGCGCAACCTGACCAAGCACTACGGCCGCGGCTCGTCCGTGCCGCCGGCGGTGGAGCAAGTCAGCCTCAGCGTGCGCCGTGGCGAAGTGCTGTGCCTGATGGGCACCTCCGGCAGTGGCAAATCCACCTTGCTGCGGCACATCAACCGGCTGATCGAACCCAGCGGTGGCGAGGTGTTGATCGACGGCGCGGCGATCAGCCAGCTTTCGGCCAAGGACCTGCGCACCCTGCGTTCGCGGCGCATCGGCATGGTCTTCCAGCACTTCGGCCTGCTGCCCCATCGCAGCGTGCGCGACAACGTCGCCTTGCCCCTGGAACTGCGCGGAGAACCCGAGGCGCTGCGCCAGGCCGCCGCCGATGTGCAGCTGCGGGCCATGGGCCTGGAGGGCTGGGGCGAGCACTATCCCCATGAACTGTCCGGCGGCATGCAGCAGCGGGTCGGCCTGGCCCGGGCCCTGGTCAGCGAGCCGGACATCTTGTTGATGGACGAACCCTTCAGCGCCCTCGACCCGACCATCCGCCGAGACCTGCAAAGCCACTTCCTGCGCCTGGTGCGCGAGCGCGGCATCACCACCTTGCTGGTGACCCATGACCCGGCCGAGGCCCTGCGCCTGGCCGACCGCATCGCGGTGCTGCGCCAGGGCCACCTGATCCAGCTGGGCAGCCCCGGCGAGTTGCTGGAGCACCCGGCGGACGCCGAGGTGGCGGACTTCTTCCAGGAGCACGGCGCGCGCAGCGACACCCTTGCCGCAGCGCCCGTGGCTTCGGCTAAAACAGCGGCCGCTCCGGCGCCCGTGGCCCCGGGGTTTTCCTTCTGGCAGGCGCTCTTGCTGGGGCCGGCGGCCTTGGCCGCCAGCGGGCATGGCGCCTTGTATTGGCTGGGCTTCGCCCTGGAACTGGCGGCGGCCAGTGCCTTGGGCCAATGGTTGGCCAGCGCCAGTCTGGGTTGGGCCGGGTTAGCGATTCTCGGCCTGCTGCTCAGCCGTCTGCTCAGCGTGACCCTGGCCCGCCGTCCGAGCCGCCAGGGCCGTTCCGACTGGCGCTTGCCGTGGCTGGTGTTGCTGCTGTGCCAGGGCCTGGTGCTGTGGCGGGTGGTGGCCGTGGATGCCAGCGGCCCCTGGCTGCAATTTCCTGCCGACCGCCAGGCGCTGCTGAGCACCGCGGCCGCCATCGATCAATTGATCGGTTGGTCCCAGGTCACCTTCGAAAGCACCTTCGTCGGCGTGATAGTCGCCGTGCGCACGGTGATCGAAAGCATCGAAAGCCTGCTGGGCTGGCTGCCCTGGCCAGTGCCGGCGCTGGCCCTGGTGCTGCTGGCCTGGCGCTCGGCCGGCGCGGCCCTGGCCCTGATCAGCGCGGCGGCCTTGCTCTATATCGGCCTGTTCGGTTTCTGGGAGCGGACCATCGCCACCCTGGCCCTGGTGGGTTCCTCGGTGCTGCTGTCGCTGCTGATCGGCGTGCCCGCCGGCATCCTCCTGGCCAAGCGCGCCCTGGCGCGGCGCCTGATCACGCCTTTGCTGGACGTGATGCAGACCCTGCCGACCTTCGTGTACCTGATCCCGGCGGTGGCGTTTTTCTCGGTGGGCAAGACCCCGGCGGTGATCGCCACGCTGATCTTCGCCCTGGCGCCGATGATCCGCCTCACCGCCCTGGGGATCCAGGAAGTGCCCAGGACCGCCGTCGAAGCGGCCCTGGCCCATGGCGCCACGCCGTGGCAGATCCTGACCAAGGTCGAGCTGCCCCTGGCCGCCGGCTCGCTGCTGCTGGGGATCAACCAGACCCTGGTGATGAGCCTGTCGATGGTGGTGGTCGCGGCGCTGATCGGCGCCGGCGGCCTGGGCTACGACGTGATGACCGCGCTGCGCAATATCAAGGGCGGCGAGGGCATGTTGGCCGGCGCGGCGATCGTGTTCTGCGCGCTGATTCCCGACCGCATCATTCAAGCGACCCTGCGCCAGCGGGATCGCGCTTTCCATCAGTCATGA
- a CDS encoding aliphatic sulfonate ABC transporter substrate-binding protein has product MRLPFALRRSLSITALAGLALGMALDAHADTDLRIGYQKSSTLLAVLKAQGTLEKQLAGQGVKISWHEFTSGLPLAESLNVGNVDIGADVADTVPVFAQAAGAKLTYFATETPSPAAQSIVIPKDSTLKSLADLKGKRVAVTKAAGSHYLLIAALREAGLSFADIQPVYLTPADGRAALETAKVDAWVTWEPFVASAERQQGARVLHDGQGLASYRRYYLASNDYAKAHPEVLKQVFAELQKTGTWVKAHPTEAAKLLGPLWGNLDVSTVELANSRRTYKVEAVQPDALGEQQKIADAFYQEKLLPKPVDARAVQLWSPTHL; this is encoded by the coding sequence ATGCGCCTGCCCTTTGCTTTGCGTCGTAGCTTGTCGATCACCGCCCTGGCCGGTCTGGCGCTGGGCATGGCCCTCGATGCCCATGCCGATACCGACCTGCGTATCGGCTACCAGAAATCCTCGACCCTGCTGGCGGTACTCAAGGCCCAGGGCACCCTGGAAAAACAACTGGCGGGGCAGGGCGTGAAGATCTCCTGGCATGAATTCACCAGCGGCCTGCCCCTGGCGGAATCGCTGAACGTGGGCAACGTCGACATCGGCGCCGATGTCGCCGACACCGTGCCGGTCTTTGCCCAGGCCGCCGGGGCCAAGCTGACCTATTTCGCCACGGAAACCCCGTCGCCCGCCGCCCAGTCCATCGTCATTCCCAAAGACTCCACCCTCAAATCCCTGGCCGACCTCAAGGGCAAGCGCGTCGCCGTGACCAAGGCCGCCGGCAGCCATTACCTGCTGATTGCCGCGCTGCGCGAGGCTGGCCTGAGTTTCGCCGATATCCAGCCGGTGTACCTGACCCCGGCCGATGGCCGCGCCGCCCTGGAGACCGCCAAGGTCGATGCCTGGGTCACCTGGGAACCCTTCGTCGCCAGCGCCGAACGCCAGCAGGGCGCGCGGGTGCTGCACGACGGCCAGGGCCTGGCCAGCTACCGGCGTTATTACCTGGCCTCCAACGATTACGCCAAGGCTCACCCCGAGGTGCTAAAGCAGGTGTTCGCCGAGTTGCAGAAGACCGGCACCTGGGTCAAGGCGCACCCGACGGAGGCGGCAAAACTGCTGGGCCCGCTGTGGGGCAACCTGGACGTGAGCACGGTGGAGCTGGCCAACAGTCGCCGCACCTACAAGGTGGAAGCGGTGCAGCCGGACGCCCTGGGCGAACAGCAGAAAATCGCCGATGCCTTCTACCAGGAAAAACTGTTGCCCAAGCCGGTGGATGCCCGCGCGGTGCAACTGTGGAGCCCCACGCATCTGTAA
- the msrA gene encoding peptide-methionine (S)-S-oxide reductase MsrA, with protein sequence MSGIKQATFGAGCFWGAEAAFRVLPGVVDTRVGYAVEAGDESLRIEVVQVDFDPRVLAYSSLIEHFWGLHDPTSVDRQGEHGGGKYRSAIFHTDALQAEQARQAKAALQDSGRLNKPVATVVVPLGRFELADEAHQRYLEKNGLSSCHI encoded by the coding sequence ATGAGCGGGATCAAGCAGGCGACCTTCGGCGCGGGCTGCTTCTGGGGCGCGGAAGCCGCGTTCCGGGTGCTGCCGGGGGTGGTAGATACGCGGGTGGGCTACGCGGTGGAGGCGGGTGATGAGTCGTTGCGGATCGAGGTGGTGCAGGTGGATTTCGATCCTCGGGTGTTGGCTTATTCGAGCCTGATCGAGCACTTCTGGGGGCTGCATGATCCGACTTCGGTGGATCGGCAGGGGGAGCATGGAGGGGGGAAATATCGTTCGGCGATCTTCCACACCGACGCCCTACAGGCCGAACAGGCACGGCAGGCCAAGGCGGCCCTGCAAGACTCCGGCCGTCTCAACAAACCTGTGGCCACGGTGGTTGTGCCGCTGGGGCGGTTTGAGTTGGCGGATGAAGCGCACCAGCGGTATTTGGAGAAGAATGGGTTGAGTAGTTGCCATATCTGA
- the hydA gene encoding dihydropyrimidinase, whose protein sequence is MSLLIRGATAITHDESYKADVLCADGVIKAIGQNLDSPAGCEVLDGSGQYLMPGGIDPHTHMQLPFMGTVASEDFFSGTAAGLAGGTTSIIDFVIPNPQQSLLEAFHQWRGWAEKSASDYGFHVAITWWSEQVREEMAELVSRHGVNSFKHFMAYKNAIMAADDTLVASFERCLELGAVPTVHAENGELVYHLQRKLLAQGITGPEAHPLSRPSQVEGEAASRAIRIAETLGTPLYLVHVSTKEALDEITYARGKGQPVYGEVLAGHLLLDDSVYRHPDWQTAAGYVMSPPFRPRGHQDALWHGLQSGNLHTTATDHCCFCAEQKAAGRDDFSKIPNGTAGIEDRMAVLWDEGVNSGRLSMQDFVALTSTNAAKIFNLYPRKGAIRVGADADLVLWDPQGSRTISATTHHQQVDFNIFEGKTVRGVPSHTISQGKLVWADGDLRAERGAGRYVERPAYPAVFDLLSKRAEAHKPTAVKR, encoded by the coding sequence ATGTCTCTGTTGATCCGTGGCGCCACCGCTATTACCCATGATGAAAGTTATAAGGCCGATGTGTTGTGCGCCGACGGCGTGATCAAGGCCATCGGCCAGAATCTGGACAGTCCTGCAGGCTGCGAAGTGCTCGATGGCAGTGGCCAATACCTGATGCCCGGTGGCATCGATCCTCATACCCATATGCAACTGCCCTTCATGGGCACCGTGGCCAGCGAAGACTTCTTCAGCGGTACCGCGGCGGGCCTGGCGGGCGGCACCACCTCGATCATCGACTTCGTGATTCCCAACCCGCAGCAGTCCCTGCTGGAGGCCTTTCACCAATGGCGCGGCTGGGCCGAGAAGTCGGCATCGGACTACGGCTTCCACGTCGCCATCACCTGGTGGAGCGAGCAGGTGCGCGAGGAAATGGCCGAGCTGGTGAGCCGGCACGGGGTCAACAGCTTCAAGCATTTCATGGCCTACAAGAACGCGATCATGGCCGCCGACGACACCCTGGTGGCGAGCTTCGAGCGCTGCCTGGAACTCGGCGCCGTGCCGACCGTGCACGCGGAGAACGGCGAGCTGGTCTACCACCTGCAACGCAAGCTGCTGGCCCAGGGCATCACCGGGCCGGAAGCCCACCCGCTGTCGCGCCCTTCCCAGGTCGAAGGCGAAGCCGCCAGCCGGGCGATCCGCATTGCCGAAACCCTCGGCACGCCGCTGTACCTGGTGCACGTCTCGACCAAAGAGGCGCTGGACGAAATCACCTACGCCCGCGGCAAGGGCCAGCCGGTGTACGGCGAAGTGCTGGCCGGGCACCTGCTGCTGGACGACAGCGTGTACCGCCACCCGGACTGGCAAACCGCCGCCGGCTACGTGATGAGCCCGCCCTTCCGCCCTCGCGGGCATCAGGACGCGCTGTGGCACGGCCTGCAATCGGGCAACCTGCACACCACCGCCACCGACCACTGCTGCTTCTGCGCCGAGCAGAAAGCCGCCGGCCGTGATGATTTCAGCAAGATCCCCAACGGCACCGCCGGCATCGAAGACCGCATGGCCGTGCTCTGGGACGAAGGGGTGAACAGCGGGCGCCTGTCGATGCAGGACTTCGTCGCCCTGACCTCCACCAACGCGGCGAAGATCTTCAACCTCTACCCACGCAAGGGCGCGATCCGCGTCGGCGCCGATGCCGACCTGGTGCTCTGGGACCCGCAAGGCAGCCGCACCATTTCCGCCACAACCCACCACCAGCAGGTGGACTTCAACATCTTCGAAGGCAAGACCGTACGCGGCGTGCCCAGCCACACCATCAGCCAGGGCAAGCTGGTCTGGGCCGACGGCGACCTGCGCGCCGAACGCGGCGCGGGGCGTTATGTCGAGCGCCCGGCCTATCCGGCGGTGTTCGACCTGCTGAGCAAGCGCGCCGAGGCGCACAAGCCGACGGCCGTCAAACGCTGA
- a CDS encoding ABC transporter substrate-binding protein — MRCVLNKSFSRTLGAAALLLGLSLPVLAKDKIVIGEQNWTGAIAIQNILGEVIKSRLDGDVSYLAGDIPVLFAAAAKGDGSVDVLTDIWLPNQSAAWAKYVTGGTRSLVPNKQPYLGVQGFYIPGYLQDKYSVRSVYDLQKPEVAKLFEPLGGGKAQLLVGPAGWESTYIGQIKAKDFGFADKFESVSTEASVTYAKLAAAYKAQRGVVFYAYTPDWIFSAFDLRRLDEPAFDGYAQDNKKGDPLYKADGCWKFVSPTVDADWLNKSKITCAYPDARVYVLASTSLQKRAPRIAAFLENFSIDPQVLNDLILRIEKEQQPAAQAAKAWVQANPAIVDQWLGASGEKVGAVQ, encoded by the coding sequence ATGAGGTGTGTCTTGAACAAGTCGTTTTCCCGTACCCTGGGCGCCGCCGCGCTGCTGTTGGGGTTGTCCCTGCCGGTGCTGGCCAAGGACAAGATCGTCATCGGCGAACAGAACTGGACCGGCGCCATCGCCATCCAGAACATCCTCGGCGAGGTGATCAAAAGCCGCCTCGACGGCGACGTGTCTTATCTGGCCGGTGACATACCGGTGCTGTTCGCCGCCGCGGCCAAGGGCGACGGTTCGGTGGATGTGCTGACCGATATCTGGCTGCCTAATCAATCCGCCGCCTGGGCCAAGTACGTCACCGGCGGCACCCGCTCCCTGGTGCCGAACAAGCAACCCTACCTCGGCGTCCAGGGCTTCTATATCCCTGGTTACCTGCAAGACAAATACAGCGTGAGGTCGGTCTACGACCTGCAGAAACCCGAGGTGGCGAAACTCTTCGAACCCCTGGGCGGCGGCAAGGCGCAATTGCTGGTGGGCCCGGCGGGCTGGGAGTCGACCTATATCGGCCAGATCAAGGCCAAGGATTTCGGCTTTGCCGATAAATTCGAATCGGTGTCCACCGAAGCCTCGGTGACCTACGCCAAGCTCGCCGCGGCCTACAAGGCCCAGCGCGGCGTGGTGTTCTACGCCTACACCCCGGACTGGATCTTCTCCGCCTTCGACCTGCGCCGCCTGGACGAGCCGGCGTTCGACGGCTACGCCCAGGACAACAAGAAGGGCGACCCGCTGTACAAGGCCGACGGTTGCTGGAAATTCGTCAGCCCGACGGTGGACGCCGACTGGCTGAACAAGAGCAAGATCACCTGCGCCTACCCGGACGCCCGGGTCTATGTCCTGGCCTCCACTTCGCTACAGAAACGCGCGCCACGGATCGCCGCCTTCCTGGAAAACTTCAGCATCGACCCCCAGGTGCTGAACGACCTGATCCTCAGGATCGAGAAGGAACAACAACCGGCGGCGCAAGCGGCCAAGGCCTGGGTCCAGGCCAACCCGGCGATCGTCGATCAGTGGCTGGGCGCCAGCGGCGAGAAAGTTGGAGCGGTGCAGTGA
- a CDS encoding NAD(P)-dependent oxidoreductase, translated as MIKTLNHLPHPQEDAATLAGHFSDLAPPLNDRQAHLEASRCLYCYDAPCVNACPSEIDIPSFIRHIHTDNVQGAAQKILSANILGGSCARVCPTEILCQQACVRNNAQECAPVLIGLLQRYAVDNAHFSQHPFQRAAATGKRIAVVGAGPAGLSCAHRCAMHGHEVVIFEAREKAGGLNEYGIAKYKLVDDFAQKELDFLLQIGGIEIRHGQKLGDNLSLTDLHQQFDAVFLGLGLAASKQLGLPHEDAPGLLAATEYIRELRQAEDLTQLPLADHCIVLGAGNTAIDMAVQMARLGARDVNLVYRRGVEDMGATRHEQDIAKANQVRLLTWAAPEQVLLDAQGRVRGMRFARTRLVEGRLQTTGETFELAADAIFKAIGQAFDGAALGDPLARELKRAGERIEVDEQLRTSIPGVYAGGDCVNLGQDLTVQAVQHGKRAAEAMHAQLMLNVEAA; from the coding sequence GTGATCAAGACCCTGAACCACTTGCCCCATCCCCAGGAGGATGCGGCCACCCTCGCCGGCCATTTCAGCGACCTGGCGCCGCCGCTCAACGACCGCCAGGCGCACCTGGAAGCCTCGCGCTGCCTGTATTGCTACGACGCGCCGTGCGTCAACGCCTGCCCCAGCGAGATCGACATTCCCTCGTTCATTCGCCATATCCACACCGACAACGTCCAGGGCGCGGCGCAGAAGATTCTCTCGGCCAATATCCTCGGCGGCAGCTGCGCCCGGGTGTGCCCGACGGAGATCCTGTGCCAGCAGGCCTGCGTGCGCAACAACGCCCAGGAATGCGCGCCAGTGCTGATCGGCCTGTTGCAGCGTTATGCAGTGGACAACGCACACTTCAGCCAGCACCCGTTCCAGCGCGCCGCCGCCACCGGCAAGCGCATCGCCGTGGTCGGCGCCGGGCCGGCGGGCCTGTCCTGTGCCCACCGCTGCGCCATGCACGGCCATGAGGTGGTGATTTTCGAGGCCCGGGAGAAAGCCGGCGGCCTCAACGAATACGGGATCGCCAAATACAAGCTGGTGGACGACTTCGCGCAGAAGGAGCTGGATTTCCTGCTGCAGATCGGCGGCATCGAGATCCGCCACGGGCAGAAACTCGGCGACAACCTGAGCCTCACCGACCTGCACCAGCAGTTCGACGCGGTGTTCCTCGGCCTGGGCCTGGCCGCCAGCAAACAGCTGGGCCTGCCCCATGAGGACGCCCCCGGCCTGCTGGCCGCCACCGAGTACATCCGTGAGCTGCGCCAGGCCGAAGACCTTACCCAACTGCCCCTGGCCGACCACTGCATCGTCCTCGGAGCCGGCAACACGGCGATCGACATGGCGGTGCAGATGGCCCGCCTCGGCGCCCGCGATGTCAACCTGGTGTACCGCCGCGGCGTCGAGGACATGGGCGCCACTCGACATGAACAGGACATCGCCAAGGCCAATCAGGTGCGCCTGCTGACCTGGGCCGCGCCCGAGCAAGTACTGCTGGACGCCCAGGGCCGGGTGCGCGGCATGCGCTTCGCCCGCACCCGCCTGGTGGAGGGCCGCCTGCAAACCACCGGGGAAACCTTCGAACTGGCCGCCGACGCGATCTTCAAGGCCATCGGCCAGGCGTTCGACGGCGCCGCCCTGGGCGACCCGCTGGCCCGCGAACTCAAGCGCGCCGGCGAGCGCATCGAGGTCGACGAGCAACTGCGCACCAGCATCCCCGGGGTGTATGCCGGCGGCGACTGCGTCAACCTCGGCCAGGACCTCACCGTCCAGGCGGTGCAACACGGCAAGCGGGCCGCCGAAGCCATGCATGCCCAACTCATGCTCAACGTGGAGGCTGCGTAA
- a CDS encoding Zn-dependent hydrolase, whose protein sequence is MNAAVDVLQSSHRHINRDRLWQSLMELAKLGATVKGGVCRLALTDLDRQARDLFVQWCEQAGCTVTVDGIGNIFARRPGRNPQLPPVMTGSHIDTQPTGGKFDGCFGVLAGLEVLRTLNDLGVETEAPLEVVVWTNEEGSRFPPCMMGSGVFAEKFTLEETLAKTDAEGVSVGDALNAIGYAGSRQVSGHTVGAYFEAHIEQGPILEDEKKTIGVVLGALGQKWFDLKLRGVEAHAGPTPMHLRKDALVGAAAVVAAVNRAALGHQPHACGTVGCLQAYPGSRNVIPGEVRMTLDFRHLEPARLDSMIAEVRQVIDSTCEEHGLTFEMQPTADFPPLYFDRICVDAVREAAQGLGLSHMDIVSGAGHDAIFVAELGPAGMIFVPCEGGISHNEIENADPDDLAAGCAVLLRAMLAASQAVAKGQRMA, encoded by the coding sequence ATGAACGCTGCCGTCGACGTTCTGCAATCCAGCCACCGGCACATCAACCGCGACCGCTTGTGGCAGTCGCTCATGGAGCTGGCGAAACTCGGAGCCACGGTCAAGGGCGGGGTCTGTCGCCTGGCCCTGACCGACCTCGACCGCCAGGCCCGCGACCTGTTTGTCCAATGGTGCGAGCAAGCGGGGTGCACGGTCACGGTGGATGGCATCGGCAATATCTTCGCCCGCCGCCCCGGGCGTAACCCGCAGCTGCCGCCGGTGATGACCGGCAGCCATATCGACACCCAGCCCACCGGCGGCAAGTTCGATGGCTGCTTCGGCGTGCTGGCCGGGCTCGAAGTGCTGCGCACCCTCAACGACCTCGGGGTGGAAACCGAGGCGCCGCTGGAAGTGGTGGTGTGGACCAACGAAGAAGGCTCGCGCTTCCCGCCGTGCATGATGGGCTCCGGGGTGTTCGCCGAGAAATTCACCCTGGAAGAAACCCTGGCCAAGACCGATGCCGAGGGCGTGAGCGTCGGCGATGCGCTGAACGCCATCGGCTATGCCGGCAGCCGCCAGGTCAGCGGGCACACAGTGGGGGCCTACTTCGAAGCCCATATCGAGCAGGGGCCGATCCTCGAGGACGAGAAGAAAACCATCGGCGTCGTACTTGGCGCCCTCGGCCAGAAATGGTTCGACCTGAAGCTGCGCGGCGTCGAAGCCCACGCCGGCCCGACCCCGATGCACCTGCGCAAGGACGCCCTGGTCGGCGCGGCGGCGGTGGTGGCCGCGGTCAACCGCGCCGCCCTCGGCCATCAGCCCCATGCCTGCGGCACCGTGGGTTGCCTGCAGGCCTATCCCGGCTCGCGCAACGTGATCCCGGGGGAGGTGCGCATGACCCTGGACTTCCGGCATCTGGAACCGGCGCGCCTGGATTCGATGATCGCCGAGGTGCGCCAGGTGATCGACAGCACCTGCGAAGAACATGGCCTGACCTTCGAGATGCAACCGACCGCGGACTTTCCGCCGCTGTATTTCGACAGGATCTGCGTCGACGCGGTGCGCGAGGCGGCGCAGGGGTTGGGGCTGAGCCATATGGACATCGTCAGCGGCGCCGGGCACGACGCGATCTTCGTCGCCGAGCTGGGGCCGGCGGGGATGATCTTCGTGCCCTGCGAGGGCGGCATCAGCCACAACGAAATCGAAAACGCCGACCCCGACGACCTCGCCGCCGGCTGCGCGGTGTTGCTGCGGGCAATGCTGGCGGCGTCCCAGGCGGTCGCCAAGGGGCAGCGGATGGCCTGA
- a CDS encoding NCS1 family nucleobase:cation symporter-1, which produces MQQNRSQVTERAGLYELDAGSDVLDSPRYNHDIAPTKVHERTWNKWHITALWVGMSICVPTYTLGGVLTAYFGLTVGEALLAILLANIVVLIPLTLNAFAGTKYGIPFPVLLRASFGVIGSNVPCLIRALVACGWFGIQTMFGGLAIHLFLGSIFEGWKALGGTGEVIGFMIFWTLNLWVVLRGAESIKWLETLSAPLLVLVGAGLLVWALPNVSPSELLAQPPKRPEGASVYSYFFAGLTAMVGFWATLSLNIPDFSRYAKSQKDQILGQIFGLPLTMFLFAALGVVMTAASVKLVGVTVSDPVSLIGHIQSPGWVALAMALIIIATLSTNTAANIVSPTNDFQNIAPKLIGRTKAVILTGLVGLALMAHELLKKLGLLVSDVSLETVYSNWLLGYSSLLGPIAGIMVVDYFIIRKQQLDLAGLYRDDVYPAWNWYGFIAFSVPVALTLLSLGSDAFSWFYSYGWFTGSALGGLLYYGLCSMGNPRTATAKTPV; this is translated from the coding sequence ATGCAACAGAACAGATCTCAAGTGACCGAGCGTGCCGGCCTGTACGAGCTGGACGCCGGCAGCGACGTGCTCGACAGCCCCCGTTACAACCACGATATCGCGCCGACCAAGGTCCATGAGCGCACCTGGAACAAATGGCACATCACCGCGCTGTGGGTCGGCATGTCGATCTGCGTGCCGACCTACACCCTGGGCGGCGTGCTCACCGCCTATTTCGGCCTGACAGTGGGCGAAGCGCTGCTGGCGATCCTGCTGGCCAATATCGTGGTACTGATCCCCCTGACCCTCAACGCCTTCGCCGGCACCAAGTACGGCATTCCGTTCCCGGTGCTGCTGCGTGCCTCCTTCGGCGTCATCGGCTCCAACGTGCCGTGCCTGATCCGCGCCCTGGTGGCCTGCGGCTGGTTCGGCATCCAGACGATGTTCGGCGGCCTGGCGATCCACCTGTTCCTCGGCTCGATCTTCGAGGGCTGGAAGGCCCTGGGCGGCACCGGCGAAGTGATCGGCTTCATGATTTTCTGGACCCTCAACCTGTGGGTGGTGCTGCGCGGCGCCGAGTCGATCAAGTGGCTGGAAACCCTGTCCGCGCCCTTGCTGGTATTGGTGGGCGCGGGGCTGCTGGTGTGGGCGTTGCCCAATGTGTCGCCGAGCGAACTGCTGGCGCAACCGCCCAAGCGTCCGGAAGGGGCGAGCGTCTACAGCTACTTCTTCGCCGGGCTCACGGCGATGGTCGGTTTCTGGGCCACCCTGTCGCTGAATATCCCGGACTTCAGCCGCTATGCGAAGAGCCAGAAGGACCAGATCCTCGGGCAGATTTTCGGCCTGCCGCTGACCATGTTCCTGTTCGCCGCCCTGGGGGTGGTGATGACCGCCGCCTCGGTGAAACTGGTGGGCGTCACCGTCTCCGACCCGGTGAGCCTGATCGGCCATATCCAGAGCCCCGGCTGGGTGGCCCTGGCCATGGCGCTGATCATCATCGCCACGCTCTCGACCAACACCGCGGCGAACATCGTCTCGCCGACCAACGACTTCCAGAACATCGCGCCCAAGCTGATCGGCCGTACCAAGGCGGTGATCCTGACCGGGCTCGTCGGCCTGGCGCTGATGGCCCACGAACTGCTGAAAAAACTCGGCCTGCTGGTCTCGGACGTCAGCCTGGAGACCGTGTATTCCAACTGGCTGCTGGGTTACTCCAGCCTGCTGGGGCCCATCGCCGGGATCATGGTGGTGGACTATTTCATCATCCGCAAACAGCAGCTGGACCTGGCCGGGCTGTACCGCGATGACGTCTACCCGGCGTGGAACTGGTACGGCTTTATCGCCTTTAGCGTGCCCGTGGCGCTGACCCTGCTGTCCCTGGGCAGCGATGCGTTCAGCTGGTTCTACAGCTACGGCTGGTTCACCGGATCGGCGCTGGGCGGCTTGCTCTATTACGGGCTGTGCAGCATGGGCAACCCGCGAACCGCGACCGCCAAGACGCCGGTGTAA